A window from Hemicordylus capensis ecotype Gifberg chromosome 2, rHemCap1.1.pri, whole genome shotgun sequence encodes these proteins:
- the CCL19 gene encoding C-C motif chemokine 19, whose product MARHRWLLGLMVALSLGSILQVAGNYQVMDCCLRTSPVRIPPQLVHDYREQQIQEGCLVQAVIFITVRGRQLCAPPDAGWVRQLKRRLDHHRRHHRQAQQPALPYSMVTGHTFLPGRFFGHPVCPQAILGFLLDCGWPARLLVEKQQLILTV is encoded by the exons ATGGCACGCCACAGGTGGCTCCTGGGCCTGATGGTGGCACTCTCCTTGGGCAGCATACTGCAAG TGGCCGGCAATTACCAGGTCATGGACTGCTGCTTGAGGACCAGCCCGGTCCGCATCCCCCCACAACTTGTCCACGACTACCGGGAGCAGCAGATTCAAGAAGGCTGCCTTGTCCAGGCTGTGAT TTTCATCACAGTGAGAGGGAGACAACTCTGCGCGCCTCCCGATGCTGGCTGGGTGAGGCAGCTGAAGAGGAGGCTGgaccaccaccgccgccaccaccgccaagCCCAG caACCTGCCCTGCCCTACAGCATGGTGACGGGTCACACCTTCCTCCCCGGGCGCTTCTTTGGCCACCCAGTTTGCCCGCAG GCCATCCTGGGCTTCCTTCTAGACTGCGGCTGGCCAGCTCGCCTCCtggtggagaagcagcagctaaTCCTCACCGTATAA